In Solenopsis invicta isolate M01_SB chromosome 6, UNIL_Sinv_3.0, whole genome shotgun sequence, the genomic window TGTTTCCTTTTAATGCAGCTGCACTTTCATACACTTTCTGCAGTCAGAGTGAAAGAGATATATATTTGTTGTTTGAAAAGAGAAACGGGGAAGAAACGAAATGCAGAAAGTACAACTAAAATGTGATAGAATTAAATTTGAcgcttaaaaattataaaagttaaaagcttgtaaaattatcattaagccctgaaaatggatttattttacgtatgacaattattttcaaatctttcccaaatctctaaattttgttttgcttcTTGAATTTACCACTGACTACTCGTgtgattattgaaaaattattttatttgagacgctataaaatatattatcttgtCATGACAGGAAGTATTGTGGCACAACATGGAGCCAATGATGGAAGACAATAAAGAAAAAGTGAGAGCTAGTGTACAAGCTACTATTGCTGATAAAAGTAAAGCAACAAAGGAGTCAGAAGTAACAGACGTAGAAAAGaaggtataatttttattatgttgcaCCTATTATCTTACCATATAATTTTCCTCAAGAAAAGATCCCatgaaatttgttaatattttaatgtaactcATTTTATGATGTACTTTAAATTTAGTAGATtccatcaaataatttttcgcaatttaaaattgataacttGCTTGACACACCCATCAATTTATCTTGTATGATTGCAGAAACATGAGGAACGCAAGTGTGTTTCCACTAGTAAACCAAAGAAGACTGTTACTAAAGTCAAGACAAAGAAAGCTCGAAACGTGGGCCAGACGAGTTACGATCCCACGAAGCTGGAGGACAGTCCAGTTCAGGTGCTGGAACGCTTCAAGAGAGGCTGCGAGTGCATCGACGATCGGTGCTTCAAGGATCTGAATCCTGAAGTGGTTTATCGGCACAGGCTCAACATTGCGGAGTTAACTAAAGCCGAGCACGACATGTATTTAATGGGCGTGACGATGGCCTGTTTGACGGATCCCTATCAGACCGCTCGGCATACGGAGCGACGTAGATTGCGCGCTCAGTATGTTTATCAGGGTCGAAGAGTGTGTTTAGACGCTTTCCTGTACCTGGAAAATTGCACACATTATCAGATTAAACGGATTCGGAAACATTTGATGACGCATGGCGTAACGCCACGCGTGCATGGCAATCATGGCAAGGTGCCTCACAACACATTCTCGCTGGACATATACAAGATTGCGACGGAGTTTCTAAAGAACTTCATTGAGGTGCAAGAAACAAAGCAGAAGACCAAGCTCGCCAAGAATGCGCCGCTACATCTGCCGCCGGACATTACGCGGAAAACAGTGCATGACTTGTACACGCAGTATTGCAAGAAAGTGTCGCCCAACGTCAAGAACATGGGCTACTCGACGTTTCGACGTTTCATGAAGGTGCAGTTTCCACAGGTGAAGTTTGCGAAACTCGAGTTTATCATGAGAAAGTCCGAGCAGAATCACTGTACGACCGAATCTGATGCGAGGGACGACACGGGCCAACGGAGATCGCCCAAGTTGGAGCAAGAAGCTCCTAAAGGTAGTACGATATTACCGTTGGTGATAACCGGTGATTTAGGACAAAACGAGACTTATGTGCTGACGCCTATCAGAAAATTGCAGGACTACACTGTGAGTTATCAGGTCACTACACGCGGGCTAGTAGTTAACAATCCTACTATCACATTGTCAAAATCGAAAGCGGTATAACTCGAAAGACTGtaagaacaaaatataaaaataattttatacaaatgatacGCATGTACATATGAATGTGATATAAGCTTATTCTATAAGGCTATAATTCCTCGACAATTACTTCTCGTTATTATATTTTGGATTTAAAATTcagtaatatttatatctttgctTGTTCTGTTCGAATTTATACGATCTTACcgttttgaaattaatattaaaaaaagtagtaaaatagcaaaaaaaattcataaaaaaatcttatattaacAATCAAAATATGCCAAAATactataaaagaattttttaaatattagtaagaaaataaaatacattttgggTCAACTATACTCGAACAGAATAGCAGAAATGTACGTGTGGATGTATGCGGACGCCTACGCATGTAAAGGggatattgatttattttagaaacaaaagttCTTATAAATACATCCTAAACtgtttcgttaaaaaattaatttgattatttgaaTACCCAAGTCCGACTGATGGATGTGAAAACGTCGGACTAGAAAATGATTAATTCTTAATACCTCACGTACGcatactaaatttaaattaaatatttttaagcatttttcaaatttttatttttttttactcaactTTGATATtctatattgtaaaaaaaatgtagagcCTAAGACTTTCTCTTTCTAAAATAAGCCAAAGAATATTTCcttcaatttttctttgttaCTTATTTAGAAATcaccttgtgtgtgtgtgtgtgtgtgtgtgtgtgtgtgtgcgtgcgtgcgtgcgtgcgtgcgtgcgtgcgtgcgtgcgtgtgtgtgtgtgtgtgtgtgtgtgtgtgtgtgtgtgtgtgtgtgatgtgtgcgcgtgcgtgcgtgcgtgtgcgtatgtgtgtgtgtatatacacacatatacataacTTATTGTGCTACTGCATTAAATgcagttttgttaaaatttatcttttgttATATCTTATTGAAGAAATAAGTTGTGTTCTCTCCATCAAAAACTTGAATATAACAATAGTTGCATAGAATATTCTTGCGACCAATAAAAAGCATTTAGCCAAATGTTCGTAGATAAGATACCTTTATCGTAATAAAAGCGACGAAAATGTTAattacgtaaattatatttgttaaaaatatatagtctatcttatttcatataataaatttttctttgaaaatatatgaccattatatattttttttgtccaTGATATGATTATTATCTTTTTGTATATATGAAAAGTTGTATGCCTAAAGGTATAAAATCTCAATATTTCTTATCTTCCACGAATTCCAGATATGGAAATCACATAACTATGGTCGCAGCTACAGTGTTTCTCAATTCACACAAACACacttttcttatatataatctaaatactaatattacgtatatattacttatttattttatttgtgatatgTATGTGTAAaagcatatatttatttaatgctcATTTCTGTACAAAGCCAAATGGAATTTAGATTAATCACAAACAATTATCA contains:
- the LOC105194548 gene encoding uncharacterized protein LOC105194548 → MEPMMEDNKEKVRASVQATIADKSKATKESEVTDVEKKKHEERKCVSTSKPKKTVTKVKTKKARNVGQTSYDPTKLEDSPVQVLERFKRGCECIDDRCFKDLNPEVVYRHRLNIAELTKAEHDMYLMGVTMACLTDPYQTARHTERRRLRAQYVYQGRRVCLDAFLYLENCTHYQIKRIRKHLMTHGVTPRVHGNHGKVPHNTFSLDIYKIATEFLKNFIEVQETKQKTKLAKNAPLHLPPDITRKTVHDLYTQYCKKVSPNVKNMGYSTFRRFMKVQFPQVKFAKLEFIMRKSEQNHCTTESDARDDTGQRRSPKLEQEAPKGSTILPLVITGDLGQNETYVLTPIRKLQDYTVSYQVTTRGLVVNNPTITLSKSKAV